In Sphingobacterium sp. SRCM116780, the genomic stretch TTGAAGAATTTCCACCCCTATTTCTGTTTTCAGATCGAGCGCCTGTATTATTTCTTCTATTGCCATTTCCACTACTATGACCTGCCCCTTGACCATTTCTTGGATTAGAAGAGGTTTTTCTTGCAGGTCTGCCAGTTGCTTTTGCTGCAGGCTTTTTGGGTGCTACCCCTGTAATATGTAGGGCATAAGGATGTTTTTCCACTAATGGAATATCCATACGGATAGATTTTTGAATATCTAAGAGGAATGCATATTCTTCTTCATCACAAAATGAAATCGCTTGTCCATCTTTACCAGCTCTACCCGTACGCCCTATACGGTGTACATAAGATTCAGGAATATTTGGTAAATCATAATTGATAACAAATGCTAATTCATCGATATCAATACCACGAGCAGCAATATCTGTTGCTACTAAAATGCGTAATGTTCTATCTTTGAAATTTCTAAGTGCATTTTGACGAGCACTCTGAGATTTATTACCATGGATAGCCGCTGCTTGAATATTCTTTCTTGCAAGATCCTTTACAATTCGATCTGCTCCATGTTTTGTTTTTGAGAAAACTAATGCATGGCTGATATTTTTTTCTTTTAAAATATGGATCAATAAATCCTTCTTATCATTTTTCTTAACGTAATATACCTCTTGTTGAATTTTTTCGGCTGTAGTCGATTCTGGCGTGACTTCAACTTTTATGGGATCAACTAAGATATGATTGGCTAATTTCTGAATCTCAGGGGGCATCGTCGCAGAGAAAAATAATGTTTGCCTTTTTTCAGGAATGAGCTTGATTAACTTTTTTACATCATGGATGAATCCCATATCCAACATACGATCAGCCTCATCAAGAACGAAAAATTCTAAATGTTTTAAATCAATATATCCCTGTCCATATAGGTCAAGTAAGCGACCAGGTGTTGCTATTAATACATCAATACCTCTTTTTAGAGCATCACGTTGAGGTTGTTGACCTACACCTCCAAAAACCACGAGACTTTTAAGAGGTAGATCTTTTGAATATTGATTAAAGTTTTCTTCAATTTGAATAGCTAATTCGCGAGTAGGTGTTAACACTAACGCGCGAATATTTTTTTTCGCAGTTTTAACTTTTGAGTAGCTTAACATTTGCAGAATAGGAATAGCAAAAGCTGCTGTTTTTCCAGTTCCTGTTTGAGCGCAACCTAATAAATCATTTTTTCTGAAAATAATGGGAATCGCCTGTTCCTGAATAGGAGTAGGAGTAGTATATCCGACAGCGTCCAATGCCTTAAGGATTGGCGCTATGAGTTTTAAATCTTGAAATTGCAATCTTATTTATGTATTTGTAAGTTGCAAAGGTAACTTAATTTTATGGATTGCAGTCCTAATTTGTTGAAACAATTATTTTTTTCTAACCTGAAAATAAGATTAATACCTACTTATCTTCCATAAATCCTTCAAAACTTGGATCCACAATTTCCTTCCATTCAGGGTGTTTTTCTATGTAAGCGTATACCAAAGGACACAATGGAAAAAGTGTATAATGATGTTCTTTTAAATAGTGTAATGTCTTTTCAATAACAGCTGTTGCAGCACCCTGACCTGCGAGTTGAGGAGCAGACTCCGTATGCGTAAGCCAAATTTTGCTAGGTCTTTCTTTATATTCGATAAAAGCTTGATATTCTCCGATGTGAAGTTCAAAATGATTCAAATGATCATTTTTTATTAAAGGAATGGTGATAAACTCTTCTGTCATCATGTTGTTTTGTTTATATCTAATATAACAATAATAGTTCTGTTATTGTTTTTATTTTTTGATATACATTACATGAATAAATTGTTAAGATATGATGTGTTCAATTTAAGGAATATCATTTTATAAACAAGTCAACAACTATTTTTACCCTTTTTAACGCATTGTTATTTACACAACTACCCGATCCCAAAAACTTCATGTTCATGGGGGTAATAGTCAAAGTAAGAGCTTCAAGATGCTGTTTCTAGTATGCTGATGTCAATTTTTTTCATTTGCATCAAAGCTTCCATTGCTTTTGGTTTGGACAAAAGAACAGCAATATTTTCGGGAATTATTTGCCAAGAAAATCCAAATTTATCCTTCAGCCATCCACACATACTTTCTTCACCACCTTCGGATGTCAACTTGCTCCAATAATGATCGATTTCTTGTTGATCTTTACATTCGACAACAAAAGATACTGCTTCCGTCGGTTTAAACATAGGTCCTCCATTGAGTCCCATAAATCTCGTCTTGTTGATTTCAAAAATAACAACCATAGCGTTGGAAGAAACAATTTTTGCTTCCTTAAAAATAGAACAGTAAAATTCTGCAGCAGCTTGGGCTTGACCATCAAACCATAAGCAAGAATAAATTGAATTAGTCATAATATTAATAAGTTTTATAATTTTTAGTCATTACCATAAAAATACAAACTAAATTAATATAATTTGTGGTCTAATTTTATTAAGAAAAATAAAAAGGGTTAGAAATTACTATTTCTAACCCTTTTATTATCAGTGATTTTTAAATTATTGATAACCCAATAACTTCATGACTTGTTTTGAATTTTGTTCCTCACCAAATACTTCGTAATTAAATGTTTCATCTCGATTTCTACGAATAATTACATGCTTTGGAGAAGGTAGTAGACAGTGATGGATACCACCATAACCACTTAATACATCTTGATAAGCCCCTGTGTGGAAAAATCCCAAATACTGTACTTTACGTGTTTTAGGCATAAAAACAGAACTTGTATGTGCTTCTTGATTATAATAATCTTGACCATCACAAGTAATGCCGCCTAAATTAACACGTTCATATTCAGAATCCCAATTGTTAATTGGAAGTAGAATGTATTTTTGATTTAAGGCCCAAACATCCGGTAAGTTTGTAATAAATGAACCATCAATCATAAACCATTTTTCCCGATCATTTTGCAATTTACGACCCAGTACTTTATACAAAATACCCGAAGCTTCTGCAACCGTATATTTACCAAACTCCGTGATAATATCTGGCTCCATTACATCATGTTGTGCACATATTTGCTTGATTCGGTTTACAATTTCATTGACCATATATTCA encodes the following:
- a CDS encoding DEAD/DEAH box helicase — encoded protein: MQFQDLKLIAPILKALDAVGYTTPTPIQEQAIPIIFRKNDLLGCAQTGTGKTAAFAIPILQMLSYSKVKTAKKNIRALVLTPTRELAIQIEENFNQYSKDLPLKSLVVFGGVGQQPQRDALKRGIDVLIATPGRLLDLYGQGYIDLKHLEFFVLDEADRMLDMGFIHDVKKLIKLIPEKRQTLFFSATMPPEIQKLANHILVDPIKVEVTPESTTAEKIQQEVYYVKKNDKKDLLIHILKEKNISHALVFSKTKHGADRIVKDLARKNIQAAAIHGNKSQSARQNALRNFKDRTLRILVATDIAARGIDIDELAFVINYDLPNIPESYVHRIGRTGRAGKDGQAISFCDEEEYAFLLDIQKSIRMDIPLVEKHPYALHITGVAPKKPAAKATGRPARKTSSNPRNGQGAGHSSGNGNRRNNTGARSENRNRGGNSSRRRDSSV
- a CDS encoding GNAT family N-acetyltransferase — its product is MMTEEFITIPLIKNDHLNHFELHIGEYQAFIEYKERPSKIWLTHTESAPQLAGQGAATAVIEKTLHYLKEHHYTLFPLCPLVYAYIEKHPEWKEIVDPSFEGFMEDK
- a CDS encoding VOC family protein; its protein translation is MTNSIYSCLWFDGQAQAAAEFYCSIFKEAKIVSSNAMVVIFEINKTRFMGLNGGPMFKPTEAVSFVVECKDQQEIDHYWSKLTSEGGEESMCGWLKDKFGFSWQIIPENIAVLLSKPKAMEALMQMKKIDISILETAS